The genomic window GAGCAAAACCCGACTCAGTGGTTCGCCCCATGTTGATGGAAAGAGCAAGAGCTTGGCCCCCGCCATCAAACGCAAAACCTCGTCATGCTCAACCCAATCCAATGCTAAAACCTCAACCCCTTGGGCTTGAATTTCCGCGACAAGCTCTGGATTTTTGCCGCCAGCAATGACAAGGGTTGCAAGCCCACCAGCCGCCCGAAAACTAGCCATGATTTCGGGTAGCAAATAGGCTCCTTTGTTGCGGGCTAATTTGCCAGTAAACAAGATATATGGTTGATTAATGGTCGTTTTAGTGGGCGTTGCTAGCACTTTGCTAATCGCCGCTAGATTGACCAGATTAGGAATTGGCCATAATTTTTCGGCTGCAACCACTGTGCTAAGCCGCTGCGTGATGTAATTGCTCAATGAAATAACAGCATCACAGGCTTGCAACAATTGTCGTCGCCGTTGCATATGCGCTTGGACGTAGGGCAAAGCCAAGAGCGAAAGCACTCCTAGCCATGGTTTGCGCCGTGCAACTAAATCAGTAGCCGCCGCCGCCCAACCAAAATCCTCAAGCGGGAGCTGATCGCCATGCAAATTTGTGCCAAAATAATGGTTTGGCCAATGATCACGCACGGTTGCCACAACTGGAATGTTAAGCTGTTGCCCAGCCAAAACTGCCGCGCCAATTCCTTGGACATGCTGTCCATGGATGATTACCTTATCACGCTGTTTGCCGATCGTCTGGACAATTGCTTGGGCAAATTGGGGCCAGAACAACTCAAAGCGCGACCAATTGGCGACAAACGGCAAGCGGGCAGGCTGATAGCCAACCTCAACCAC from Chloroflexota bacterium includes these protein-coding regions:
- a CDS encoding glycosyltransferase family 4 protein; the protein is MKPLHVLLPTDVFPPRTGGAGWSSHALALALLERGHQVTALVPKAGMRGLHRRVEAGVPVVEVGYQPARLPFVANWSRFELFWPQFAQAIVQTIGKQRDKVIIHGQHVQGIGAAVLAGQQLNIPVVATVRDHWPNHYFGTNLHGDQLPLEDFGWAAAATDLVARRKPWLGVLSLLALPYVQAHMQRRRQLLQACDAVISLSNYITQRLSTVVAAEKLWPIPNLVNLAAISKVLATPTKTTINQPYILFTGKLARNKGAYLLPEIMASFRAAGGLATLVIAGGKNPELVAEIQAQGVEVLALDWVEHDEVLRLMAGAKLLLFPSTWGEPLSRVLLEACAVGMPIVAMATGGTPDLIQHGQNGYLARSAKQLGVLAAALLHNPQRAEQLGRAAYQTAQTRLATTIVAEQVEQLYWALLTQQPQRALTGYD